The Astyanax mexicanus isolate ESR-SI-001 chromosome 8, AstMex3_surface, whole genome shotgun sequence sequence ctgcctggtgtgtctggcctctttctgtgaagctcacctccagcctcactaccaatctccagcctttaagaagcacaagctggtcaaagcctccagacgactccaggagcagatctgctctcagcacgataaactgctggaggtttACTGTTGCACTGACCAGCAGTGTATCTGCATGCTGTGTATGCTGGATGACCATAGAGGACATGATACAGTGTCACTTGCAGCAGAAAGATCTGAGAAACAGGTCAGTGTGTAAATGGAGTAGCTGCTCCAGATTATGGGACCTAATACCTtcacctgtcccatgacatgtggcattttattttttaattattgtgttttgttggttggtttatttgcagaagcaggtggtggaaacacagagtaaatacaaggagagaatccaggagagagagaaggagcttcaggagTTAATAGAAGCTGTGGAGAATCACaaggtgatttttttaaataagtagaagaataaagatctgatttcccattaagggtaattatttaattacttaactaaaggtgtcctcatttttaaaatgtcatttaaagtcacattttattttagttttagtcatcaattattaaaattaaatcatCTTTACAGCTTCATGAGTTAAGAAAAGCCACAGCATGAAGTTTGGGTTTATGCAATATTTATGTCACATCTTATTCTGTGAGactattggctggttgcaaataaaaaatctgaCTACTTATAAACTCTGATGTTCCTCAGTAAtcggattatgaagtgcatgtaaatccaCTTATTGATATGAATGAACTGCTCCtaacattctcctctctctgtgattccactaccagcgctctgctcagacagcagtggaggacagtgagaagatcttcactgagatgatcctctccattgagagaagacgctctgaggtgatgcagatgatcagagatcaggagaaagctgcagtgagtgaagctgaagaacgtctgaagagactggagcaggagatcacagagctgaagaggagagatgctgatctggagaagctttcattcacagaggatcacatccatttcctccaggtaacagactctgtttttctctacaaatacaaagttaattttagactgtttacaccattttttaaatgtgatctatatctgatattagcctgaacagttcttaaactgaagctcatgcactaaagagcagagcttcacatgaagGTTCGGTTTCACCAGTGACTGAAAGCTGATCTTAACAGAGAATGAGTtccagctcactgtaaaaaaGGGCATGTTGTTTGGCCACGCCCTCCTCTTTAATGTCTGtcctttatcttttttgtttaaacaattttaagttaTCTCTCTATCACACCAATGAATCCCTCATTacctgctgttgtccattttcccttATGCTCAATGTAAGTTTTGACGTAAAtgttgcatgaattctgatcggtcttggatattggatatgtatcagatttcaataacacagatttttttttcctttcacacTGTCTCATACATAATTAATCTGAATCATGAATGACTAATAAGATCAGATTTAGGCCAGATTTTACCTGGtttaattcaatataaatataatttagaaattgttgaaggtattatgtgtttgtttttttctacatgtagagttttcagactctctcagctcctcctggatcttcagcatcacctgcttttactctcagtcctctcaacacttttgaagttgttatgaagtctgtttctcagctgaGAGTAAAACTAGACAAATTCTGGAAAAAGGAATTTGAGAAGACATCAGCTgcaggtatattaaataaatctcatcacattttctatgtaaatatatgaaatgataAGTCCATAAATAGTCATTCTGCACTCAGTACCTCATAATgacaaagtaaaaacaatttaggatttttttaaaagtaaaagtctgAAGAGTTTCAGAATGCGCTGTAGTTTCTTCTCTAAATCCTGATGAAGTGGTCAGTAGTTTCTGGACTGAAGTGGTTGAGACTGTATATAAGGTGTGACTTTATTGTGATTGAAAGTCCAGGTAGGGTAGATTAAGACTCTACATCTACATGGAGAGAAAAtccagtattagattattttaatgttgtagtaaatgtacagagggaacagaagctcagtgatgctgtgtagtaactgtgtacattttcctgtagtgaaggaagtgcagatcattcttcctcctgaaccccaaagcagagaagagtttctggagtgtaagtccagccctttctctctctctctctctctctctctctctctctctctctctctctctctctctctctccccctttcattCTCACAGACTCtcagaaataacaccacaatctacaaatacacaaagtttaatctgacatttatacgactatattaaataattaactgttatatttcaactgcttacgtataaagaaaaaaaacaccaacattccTTATGAACTTTGATTTTGTGATAATGGCCTatcatagttttgtatttatttagataaaacacaaaatttgtgttttataataaaaacaatgaacattttACTACAAATCTGCAATTATTATACAACTCAATTGATTCTCTGTATAATAGATTAAAAAATGAGTATGTTTTCTGGATTAGCGACTGTACTGAATCTCTGTGCAATAGTGAGCACTTGTATCCAGGCTGTTTCAGAGGCAAAGTGAACATGGAAAATTTTTAAATGCCCCAATCAAACACCAAACAACAAAGAACAGTAATTTGAagtgcatctacaagcataaccaAAAAACGTtcagaaatgtattgttttctGGGATTAAACTGCAAATCACTTTCACTAATCTTTCCCCAAATATAGTCTCTGATcatcttctttatttatactgataaacttctttatttatactgtaaagttcTACACAATTCTGGACTGTTCTGAAAACTTCTTGATAGTTCTCAcagttccagaagcttctggaagtCTTTAGTATACTCAGCActttatatttcacaaatattcataaaaatagaTCAGTTTCAGATATGATTGTGCCAACCACTGAAGCAAAAcctatattttgtatattctatttttattgtattcttttttttatcctattttatctatatatctattttaataacagctcttgggtgtaaactggatcgtaagatcacaatttcgttccacctcatgtaccacatgtgatgcgaatgacaataaaatctccttgagtCCTTGAAAATTCTGgggaataaaaacatttttttttttttaagaattaggaAAACACACTTAACACCTGAGAACAACAATATACATAAAATTGTTATGTTGTGTAattgaataataatgaaaataaatcttTCTTTAACATAATCAAACACTTTTCATAGATGATTCCAGTATGTTCTCTGGTTATTCCAGTTTTAGGGGCTGTTTTTAGATCGTTTTCTAAAAGCTgatgggttttctctctctttcagattcctgtcagctcacactggatccaaacacagccaaTAAACTCCTCCTCCTGtctgagaggaacacagtggtgaCCTGCAGCACCACAGTCCAGCCATATCCTGCCCATCCAGACAGATTTGATAGATGGattcaggttctgtgtagagagagtatgagtggacgctgctactgggaggttgagtggagaggAGATAGAGGGGTTTATatagcagtgtcttataaaagcatctCCAGGAAGGGATCAGGCAAGGAGTGTGTGTTTGGATGTAAGAATGATCAGTCTTGGAAATTGTTCTGTAATTCCTTCAGATACACATTCAGATACAATAACAGAGAAACTGTAATCTCCGGAGTGCCCGTCTCCtctagagtaggagtgtatgtggatcacagggcaggaactctgtccttctacagcatctctgataccatgaccctcatccacagagtccagaccaccttcactcagccgctctacgctgggtTTGAGTTGAGCTTCAACTCATCagtaaatcttttactttcagcaaaatagatgaacatgcagaacaaagagaagagctggatgagatcagataagaactgcagaatctagaCTGTAGAGCTGATCTACAGTCAGTTAAATAGTTTAAACCGTTTATATCATTAACAGAGCTCACAGTAACagagttcatattttaaacttcatattacagaattttattaatttttaacacattatcatttattataaactgaatgaaagatcacaataaaatgtttaaattattgtactgttgttttaacctcaacatttttgtatttaaacaaagagagaggaaatctgtgtgttaatgctttaactttaattttacaattaatgtaatatcaaaaggaaagaacaaaatatacacaacatatagtcaaatataatagaaaatatacatttaacttactatacactacacacattaacttacactatgaaacacagttttacaatattgcactgttgattgttgcttaaatttaatatatttatcatcgctgtcacataaaaacattatatctCCAAAGTAGCAACTTTACATTTCTATTTGCCCTTTCATCAGGAAATATTGACACAGTATGAAGATAAAGTATAAACATAAGATACAGTAGACATAAGGTTTTTGTGTTAcagcagttttaaactaattattcTAATATATGTGCTTCTATGTTGAGTTAATTTATTTGAGCATGTTATCATTTAACTCTACACAGTTCTctgtattaatttgattttatttgtaatgtactcagattgtattcctgtaatcttgtaatgttgtggggtatatcttataaataataaagtgggagctgaaagctcagaacagaggatctaatttgtctaattattactattagttctGGTTTTCAGAGCACTAGGAGCAGATGTCTGGGATAAATGGCTGAAGATGAAGCTGTTTTCTCATTGGTGTCTTTTGCAGCATTGAGCCTAGCATTCTTAGACTATGCTAGAACTAGAACAGATCCAATCAGGGTTATTATCACAACAATGGAAAcagaatatatagaaataaaaatataataaatacattaactttAACTCTTCACACAacataattacactgttttaaaatgtactgaccAGTATCGGCGTATATAGATTTTTGATTAATCAACATCACTAAACTAATCCCtgtcaaaggtgagaaaagtatctccattcattactctgtaggtagaagtatagatactaggggttaaaatacttcagtagaagttgaagtatcaactcaagctttttactctttaagtaaaagtataaaagtactggtttcaaaactgcttaaagtataaagttaatgtaatgtaagggggaaataataaagccattaagaacaaaagcttaggccgcgcCCACATCGTCCTATAGCgcacaaaaaactattttttataagctataatgactatattgtgctattaaaatgttaatgttgataatataatttgggattttgcactaggctgttccctgttttagctgcatatattctcattgtaaatgaatgtattttagtagaatgtaaatatattaaagaagcttagtttgtctggagttttttCTGTAGCATAAAACCCATAAAGCTATAAAAACTGTGCTACTTTACTTCACCTACTGATTTCAAAAGACTAAAAgacatttttctctctttaaagCTCTTAACAGATATGTTCTATTACATGAAATAAAGTTAAcaattaaaaaggttaaaaagaagagaggagaattAGCTCTGGAGAGTGTCTTCCGTGTTTATCAGATTGCTTCTAAGTGACTGAAATTAATGGGGTTTTATGGAGGATTTAAGCTATAAGTCTGAGTTTATAAGTGTtttagaataattaaaataaaaacagaactatatcacatgattcagcactgcagaaacattttctaaagcttttaaactccagttataaaccttttaaactccagttagctCTCTAACCACTCAGCACACATTAGCATCAATGCTAACTAGCTCCTCTCTTCTCTAGAACCTGTTTGATGTagaaaaatttacatttaaaggtaaactttctttgctgttttagtaaaatgaatcattttgatttgtaaaatcagaagaatattcaAAACAAGTAATTAGACTCTATTTTAACTTGGAGTTTTTAAAGGAGTtgaggctaatactaatgctaatgctaataaccaTGAAGGAGGgggcatgtttgtttactttgtgttagatcCTGTGCTGCACTGATATAGATTTAaacccacagtgataataaacgtatagaataagtaatataataaactCAGGTAATCAGAAGGACAGTAAttagaagaagaggagaatttaGCTTCAACAACAGAGTTTTAAACAGAAACAACACAGAAATATGGGGGTCTTGAGGAGCTCCATTTAACTTATATCCTCCACCTTaaacagaagaggagctggtaaattagctagttagattattaataaatatttacagcttctcattatctcagtgttttattatatacataagaAACAAGTGAAATGGTTCTGTTTTACACCagccagagctgtatagagagagagagagtcgcttcAGCTCCGTTTACTCCAATCTTCACTTTTTAACAGCAATGGCGACTCGTGGAGCTTCTCAATAGTTCCTGTAATTTAGCGACTAATACTAGCAGCCCCACAGAGCTGCAGCAGAGTACAGCGTTAGTGCTGCACTTTTACAGGATAAAACCATCAAATAACCTGATTTAATACTATCAGCACACCTGAATCTATTTAACATGTAGAGTACAGCATGATCCCCACTAAATTACTATCGTTAAGATCGTTAACAGAACAGATTAGGGTAAATTAGACAGAGCTAGATAAAtaatcctgtgtgtgtttgtaggttttGTATTCTTGTTACTGAATGTAACTACTCCATTAATTTTAAGATAAGACTATtaattctgaataaataaataatatcataagGTCTGAATTCATGGAACTGATTTATATGAAGAATTGTATAGAGaatgtataaattaaattaaggcaaaaacaaaaaacaaaaaaactatacacacttatggattaatcatttttactaaccctttgtttttgtttttattctgtttttattttatattacattttattgttaatgactgTTTACAATGTTGAGTTTGTCATTGTACATATTTTAAATGTCTCAGTGTAGCGGatgagaatataaataatattttattatttaatttcacatgaaatccttctctaattatctttttatttatctttttatttttgagtatttttctgtatttctgggtattatttattttatacttgtGATTTTTTTGGGGGCGATTTCAAGCTGTAATATTGATTTTAAGCTGAACTGCGgagcagacttttattttgaaatcgcGCCAGTTTTCAGTGTCAGCGCGGGCTTCTCCTCAGTTCGCGCTAAATACTGCTGAGGAGAGGTGGGTGTTTACTGTGCTCctgataaaatactgttttaaagctGTTCAAGCACTTATAGTGCACTAAATCTGTACTCTTACATGTGTTTTAGTACTAAGACTAAGTTATCTCTGGTTGTGTGGGTAGTTCGTTTGTGtagagagtttttttaatttaagtaacttaCAGCAGACTTAGTGGAGTTAAGGGAGATACGGATACCAGTTAAGCTAATATGGTGTGCTTTTCTTCTCacagctgcatgtgtgtgtgtgtgagaaggaccAGAATTCACTCTATGCTGTGTTGTATGCTACTCTCATGCACAGATACTGCCacaggttaattggttaattgtctaattaatttagctaattgTTTAATTGCAccagctgtttatttttattggaatttgttttgttataatgaaattaatgttcagaaaagaaaaaaaatacgtCATTTACGGGAGTCTCTCTATATATGTGCGTATTATGGTAatgtataatattgtattttatttcatagctatagatatattcttaattaatgtttattttcataACATAGTACTCTATATttgtgatacaatattttataatgtctattttattgtgttttatcaacctgatgtagaaaaaaaaagtgtacatCAGTTCGCGCTAAATACTGCTGAGGagagctgcatgtgtgtgtgtgagaaggaccAGAATTCACTCTATGCTGTGTTGTATGCTACTCTCATGCACAGGAACAGGAAATAGAGAGAATAAAACTCCCGTTGTATGGCAGAGTGTGTCCCGTGTTTCCATCATCGCATTCACAACGCAGAGGGTGGCCAAGCCtactagaagagagagagagggacacacacacactcaaacacgaGCCGGCTACATcagtttgaaaagttaaaattatacagacttctcatgaaataaatgtgttgttgTTAGTACGTCagaatctgattttaaaacatccCCAAACCACCATCAgtgtaattatatcagttaacatTAGGATATAAAAGCTTTTTATTACAGTACGATAACCAAAGCTCATAAAAAAATAcgttttcacatttaaacaaagcCTATCAATggaattacatgtacagaaaggatttctatataaatattgtaaattactgCATTCTTTAACTATTAATGACTAAAACTGCAGTTCTGTCTCAGTGTTTAAATTGCTGATATTAACTTTCTGGAACTATTGGAGCTCCTCATGGGTCTCGAGAACACCAAGCATTTAGGACTTCCGCTGTagcgactctctctctatacggctctgacactagctagctaactgactatattatataaaagagagagcgagaaggagggagaaagaaggagagagaaagaaggagagagagaagttaGGCTAAATAGCAGAACATAAGCTAGTTATAAACTGACACGCAGCTGAGGAGCTCAGTTCCCCAGaacctgcagagcttcagacacagCTGCAGAGAACGGCTTCACTTCAGCTTCAACTGGATCCAAACTGGACAGATAAGTGAATCTATCTGACTGACTTTAGTAAAGagcagtggagcttctgtgttagACGGAGTTTTAATGTCTAGTAGcctctgtgctagctaacgctaacaaactagctaatgctaacagactAGCAAACGCTAAccagcaagctaacgctaacaggctagctTAAGCTAAGCAGCAAACTAACTCTAAgcaactagctaacgctaactggcaagctaacgctaagcaactagctaatgctaaccagctagctaatgctaaccgttTGCTTTGGCTCAGTTAACCTACAGGAGAGAAACTCCTGTTTATGATTTAAACTACAGAACAGTGTGTGCTGAAGCCAAACGCTCAATACAGCCAAACAATTAAACAGTGTGGAAATCCCAgctccctaactagtaaatatagccttcgcatttatattacattatgtgttCATCTCGTAAATATAATATACTGCATGTTTTGAAGGCATTATTAATTGGGACTTGATAAAATACAGAATGTAAAttgattatttacaaaaaaatagttagctaacCTTTCTAACTCCTTCATTGATTTCACTGATTGAGTAAAAACTGCAGTAATAAGAAGCTCTAAATATCAGTTAATTGGTTAAGTTACCCACTGTTGTTACCAGATTCAGCGTTTTACCGAGCCCATTATTAGTGTGGGTGTGGTACTGAATCAGGTGTAAATGATAGAGATTAATAAATGTGTGTCTTGGtgctaaaatgtgtgtgtagtgtgtaaacaAAAAGTGATTAGGTTGTTGTGGgctattgtaatgctggtgtctGGTGTGGCCGCTGTAATGAGTAAATGGCAAATTCTGTAGTTAGGaactttacttacattacttatattatttatgattattaAAAATGACAGCCACACTCCCCTGGATATCTTTAAAATGTACTTTCCAGAGGATGCTCTGGCAGCCTGCTCAAGGAATAATCTGGACAATTTACACTGGAAAGAACTACTTTCCCACAGACTAGATTCTCTTATTACTCTGTAATGTCACTGACTGACTGAGGTAAGATACAATTGTTGTAATTTTATGTGTCAGGATTTTACccatattctgtgtgtgttttaaataatctgtaaaaGAGTTTTCATTGCTTCTTTTTTTCTTACAATGCACACTTTCCAAATGTAAAAGTGTCTCAAACATTCATTGTTTGAGCCATTAGAATTCAAGTGAGTTTAGAgtactaaaacatttttaaatagtgtaaTTCCAGGTAGCTTAACtctgtatcattattattgtgaatACATGGGGAGAGTACAAGCTAAAAATAAGTTGTGACCAAATATTGGCTTTAAATATCGGTCATCTGCCACTTGTGATCTTTAAATATTAGCATCGTCATCggaaattaaaaatacaataaaggtCGATCACTAGTCTATACATTcctctatatacacacagtactaaGGAGTGGTTCAGAGGGAGCCGTGCCATGTGTGGCTGTGCTGGGGGTGTGTGATGAGATGTTGGGAATTTTAAAGAAAAGCGTAAATCAGATTGATTCACACagcatataatttaaaatgtcgTAAGTTCTTTGATTCTACTGATTTTCACGGTTCTAGCTAAAAAACTGTGACCTGCTGAGCCTTTCAATTTTTTTGCCTA is a genomic window containing:
- the LOC125803832 gene encoding tripartite motif-containing protein 16-like; translated protein: MAEAGILVVQDEFSCSVCQDLLKNPVAIPCGHSFCMVCINGCWDEEDQKKIYSCPHCRHTFTSRPVVSKNTMLAEGMEKLKKTRLQAAPPDHSSADPEDVECDFCTGRKHKAVQSCLVCLASFCEAHLQPHYQSPAFKKHKLVKASRRLQEQICSQHDKLLEVYCCTDQQCICMLCMLDDHRGHDTVSLAAERSEKQKQVVETQSKYKERIQEREKELQELIEAVENHKRSAQTAVEDSEKIFTEMILSIERRRSEVMQMIRDQEKAAVSEAEERLKRLEQEITELKRRDADLEKLSFTEDHIHFLQSFQTLSAPPGSSASPAFTLSPLNTFEVVMKSVSQLRVKLDKFWKKEFEKTSAAVKEVQIILPPEPQSREEFLEYSCQLTLDPNTANKLLLLSERNTVVTCSTTVQPYPAHPDRFDRWIQVLCRESMSGRCYWEVEWRGDRGVYIAVSYKSISRKGSGKECVFGCKNDQSWKLFCNSFRYTFRYNNRETVISGVPVSSRVGVYVDHRAGTLSFYSISDTMTLIHRVQTTFTQPLYAGFELSFNSSVNLLLSAK